From the genome of Malus sylvestris chromosome 6, drMalSylv7.2, whole genome shotgun sequence, one region includes:
- the LOC126625927 gene encoding uncharacterized protein LOC126625927 translates to MASENVHAAARSGNLPSLQSILASNPLAVNSRDKHSRTPLHLAAWSGQTEVVNFLCSHKADVGAAAMDDMGAIHFAAQKGHLEVVRTLLSSGASVKASTRKGLTPLHYAVQGSHVELIKYLVKKGANLSAKTKAGKTPLDLANSDDVRSCLEECERSSKTEDMDGKQTDKESDPKTSVQEEVKPEGGAATSGNNKQAEDESLKRKGDKNDAEEAAGERKKAKVALNHLLTADDMQDEEE, encoded by the exons ATGGCGAGCGAAAATGTTCACGCAGCTGCAAGGTCCGGTAATCTTCCTTCACTGCAGTCAATTCTCGCCTCCAACCCTCTCGCCGTCAATTCCAGAGACAAGCACTCCAGAACTCC ACTACATTTAGCGGCATGGTCTGGCCAAACGGAGGTGGTGAATTTTCTCTGTAGCCACAAGGCGGATGTTGGTGCTGCTGCTATGGACGATATGGGTGCTATACACTTTGCTGCCCAAAAGGGACATTTGGAGGTCGTTCGCACTCTGCTTTCGTCTGGGGCTTCTGTAAAAGCTTCCACTCGCAAAGGCCTCACTCCGCTGCACTATGCTGTTCAAGGGTCCCATGTCGAGCTTATCAAGTATCTGGTAAAGAAAGGTGCCAATCTGAGTGCGAAGACAAAAGCTGGGAAGACCCCTCTTGATCTTGCTAACAGCGATGATGTCCGCTCTTGTTTAGAAGAGTGTGAAAGGTCATCCAAGACAGAAGATATGGATGGTAAACAGACAGATAAAGAATCTGATCCAAAGACATCCGTGCAGGAAGAAGTGAAACCGGAAGGTGGAGCTGCAACCTCTGGGAACAATAAACAGGCTGAGGATGAAAGTCTGAAGCGGAAGGGAGACAAAAATGACGCTGAGGAAGCCGCAGGGGAACGTAAAAAGGCCAAAGTTGCACTGAATCATCTTCTAACTGCCGATGATATGCAAGACGAGGAGGAATGA
- the LOC126625923 gene encoding uncharacterized protein LOC126625923 isoform X2 → MKKSGGSGSGSRTRRCLTANFLETGLQFPVASSPANQPSPKSPIFITSSRRKRAADAAGGEASAPVAAALMESPKSNALASITDLKHLASSRLRDLKLHVDRSHSEILKDFDSSQSRLHKRFKIQSQACQQVLDEADKEYKKMTQRITESREAMAASYAEFMADAQTTASRACKTSIAELSQSFEKQIDALRSRYGMSTN, encoded by the exons ATGAAGAAAAGCGGCGGAAGCGGAAGCGGAAGTCGAACCCGGAGATGCTTAACCGCGAACTTTCTGGAAACTGGGTTACAATTTCCAGTGGCTTCTTCCCCTGCAAACCAACCGTCACCGAAATCGCCAATTTTCATTACCAGCAGCAGGCGCAAGAGGGCGGCCGACGCTGCCGGAGGAGAAGCCTCAGCCCCTGTTGCAGCGGCGCTCATGGAATCCCCCAAAAGTAACGCTTTAGCTTCGATTACTGATCTCAAGCACCTCGCCTCCTCTCGTCTCCGCGATCTCAAGCTCCACGTCGACAGATCCCACTCTGAGATCCTCAAGGATTTTGATTCCTCTCAATCTCGCCTCCACAAGCGATtcaag ATCCAGAGCCAGGCATGCCAACAAGTGTTGGATGAAGCAGATAAGGAATACAAGAAGATGACCCAAAGGATTACTGAAAGTCGGGAAGCAATGGCG GCTTCATATGCAGAGTTCATGGCAGATGCACAGACCACCGCTTCTCGTG CTTGCAAAACATCAATCGCTGAGCTTTCGCAGTCCTTTGAGAAACAAATCGATGCTCTTCGCAGCCGTTATGGCATGTCAACAAATTAG
- the LOC126625926 gene encoding alcohol acyl transferase 2-like, translating to MMPPSVLQVKRLQPELITPVKPTPQETKFLSDIDDQEGLRFQVPIIMCYKDNPSLNKNRNPVKVIREALSRALVYYYPLAGRLREGPNRKLMVDCNGEGILFVEAFANVTLEQLGDKILPPCPLLEEFLFNFPSSNGIIGCPLLLVQVTCLICGGFILALRLNHTMCDAPGLLLFLTAIAEMARGAHAPSILPVWERELLFARDPPRITCAHHEYEDVIDHSDGLYASSNQSNMVQRSFYFGAKEMRVLRKQIPPHLISTCSTFDLITACLWKCRTLALKINPNQAVRFSCVVNARGKHHNVRLPLGYYGNAFAFPAAVSKAEALCKNPLGYALELVKKAKATMNEEYLRSVADLLVLRGRPQYSSTGSYFIVSDTTRAGFGDVNFGWGQPVFAGPAKALDLISFYVQHKNNTEDGILVPMCLPFSAMERFQEELERITQEPKEDICKNLRSTRIMSMM from the exons ATGATGCCACCCTCAGTACTTCAGGTGAAACGATTGCAGCCGGAACTTATAACTCCAGTAAAGCCAACGCCTCAGGAAACAAAGTTTCTCTCAGATATTGACGATCAAGAAGGTTTGAGATTTCAGGTTCCAATCATCATGTGTTACAAAGACAACCCTTCACTTAATAAAAATCGTAATCCCGTTAAGGTGATTAGGGAAGCCTTAAGTAGAGCATTAGTGTATTACTACCCTTTAGCTGGAAGGCTTAGGGAAGGGCCTAACAGAAAGCTCATGGTTGATTGCAATGGTGAAGGTATCTTGTTTGTCGAGGCTTTTGCTAATGTCACACTTGAGCAACTAGGAGATAAAATTCTACCCCCTTGTCCACTcttagaggagttcttatttaATTTTCCAAGCTCTAATGGAATTATTGGTTGTCCGTTGCTGCTGGTTCAG GTGACCTGTCTTATATGTGGAGGTTTCATACTTGCATTGCGCCTAAACCACACAATGTGTGATGCACCTGGATTGCTCCTGTTCCTGACTGCCATTGCGGAGATGGCAAGAGGCGCACATGCACCATCTATTCTACCAGtgtgggagagagagctcttgtTCGCTCGAGATCCACCAAGAATTACATGTGCTCATCATGAATATGAAGACGTGATTGATCATTCTGATGGTTTATATGCATCCAGTAACCAGTCAAACATGGTTCAACGATCTTTCTACTTTGGTGCCAAAGAGATGAGAGTCCTTCGAAAACAGATTCCACCCCACCtaatttccacttgctccacaTTTGACTTGATCACAGCTTGTTTGTGGAAATGTCGCACTCTTGCACTTAAAATTAATCCAAACCAGGCTGTTCGCTTTTCATGTGTTGTCAATGCACGGGGAAAGCACCACAATGTACGTCTTCCCTTGGGATACTATGGCAATGCATTTGCATTTCCAGCTGCAGTTTCAAAGGCTGAAGCTCTATGCAAAAATCCACTGGGATATGCTTTGGAGTTGGTGAAGAAGGCTAAAGCTACCATGAATGAAGAATACTTAAGATCAGTGGCAGATCTTTTGGTACTAAGAGGGCGACCTCAATATTCATCGACAGGAAGTTATTTTATAGTTTCTGATACAACGCGTGCAGGTTTTGGAGATGTCAATTTTGGATGGGGACAACCGGTATTTGCTGGACCCGCCAAGGCCTTGGATTTGATTAGCTTCTACgttcaacacaaaaacaacaCTGAGGATGGAATATTGGTACCAATGTGTTTGCCATTCTCGGCCATGGAGAGATTTCAGGAGGAACTAGAGAGGATTACTCAGGAACCTAAGGAGGATATATGTAAGAACCTTAGATCAACTAGGATCATGTCAATGATGTAA